The following coding sequences lie in one Aphelocoma coerulescens isolate FSJ_1873_10779 chromosome 34, UR_Acoe_1.0, whole genome shotgun sequence genomic window:
- the FBXO46 gene encoding F-box only protein 46: protein MEPNAFPQLQLWCPRPFGTFSQNKPCAPAAAGPAAPRKSLGCRPSENTPPEPSEPGPAPAAAAEDGRVLLDTWYVIKPGNTKEKVAFFVAHQCGTSGTGGTGGRASTMKVKGNWGSDSSKAKRRRRCHDPKAAPSPPWSSSSGDTPKDPPKDTPKDTPGDATGDSAGDTPDLLSVAEMVALVERRAALALQSLPRPCDAPAPLVLLEAPGGPECRRVAAAVAQFESQQQHREHGGARPNGLCRGGPATECAPGTAAAAAGPGEVRIAFRISSGREPRAATAATGAVLERPCALGAKDQITCDLYRLVSPARAGVELLLAAKGDKDGAEEAAAAAEPSAGVAEGPAAPRDCASGFHVDVVVTGVVDQCVFFGKDSAKQVTEETVRLPDEPPPPGQLFLLPGRPEEPAAATAVAPGREVTAGDPALCRLYRHVSHDFLEIRFKIQRLLEPRQYMLLLPEHVMVKIFSYLPTQALAALKCSCHYFKSIIETFGVQATDSRWNRDPLYRDDPCKQCKKRYERGDVSLCRWHPKPYHHDLPYGRSYWMCCRRPDREAPGCRTGLHDNNWVHPAGRREDGR, encoded by the coding sequence ATGGAGCCCAACGCCTTCCCgcagctgcagctgtggtgcCCGCGGCCCTTCGGCACCTTCTCGCAGAACAAGCCATGTGCCCCCGCCGCAGctggccccgcagccccccgcaAGTCCCTGGGCTGCCGCCCCTCCGAGAACACCCCCCCGGAGCCCTccgagcccggcccggcgccgGCGGCTGCCGCCGAGGACGGGCGGGTGCTGCTGGACACGTGGTACGTCATCAAGCCGGGCAACACCAAGGAGAAGGTGGCCTTCTTCGTGGCCCACCAGTGCGGCACCAGCGGCACCGGCGGCACCGGCGGCCGCGCCAGCACCATGAAGGTCAAGGGCAACTGGGGCAGCGATAGCTCCAAGGCCAAGCGGCGCCGGCGTTGCCACGACCCCAAGGCCGCGCCGAGCCCACCCTGGTCCAGCAGCTCCGGGGACACCCCCAAGGACCCTCCTAAGGACACCCCCAAGGACACCCCGGGCGATGCCACtggggacagcgctggggacaCCCCGGACCTGCTGTCAGTGGCAGagatggtggcactggtggaGCGGCGGGCGGCGCTGGCCCTGCAGAGCCTGCCCCGGCCCTGTGACGCGCCGGCGccgcttgtgctgctggaggcacCGGGCGGCCCCGAGTGCCGGCGCGTGGCCGCGGCTGTGGCCCAGTTCgagtcacagcagcagcaccgggagcacggcggggcccggcccaaCGGGCTGTGCCGGGGAGGCCCCGCCACCGAGTGCGCCccgggcacagcagcagcagcggcagggcCTGGCGAGGTGCGGATTGCCTTCCGCATCTCAAGCGGGCGCGAACCCCGTGCAGCCACCGCGGCCACCGGCGCTGTCCTCGAGCGTCCCTGCGCACTGGGTGCCAAGGACCAGATCACCTGCGACCTGTACCGGCTGGTCAGCCCGGCGCGCGCTGgcgtggagctgctgctggccgcCAAAGGGGACAAAGACGGCGccgaggaggcggcggcggcggcagagCCGAGCGCTGGCGTTGCCGAGGGGCCAGCAGCGCCGCGGGACTGTGCgtctggcttccatgtggacgTGGTGGTGACTGGCGTGGTGGACCAGTGCGTGTTCTTTGGTAAGGACAGCGCCAAGCAGGTGACCGAGGAGACGGTGCGGCTGCCAGATGAGCCGCCGCCGCCAGGccagctcttcctgctgccCGGCCGGCCCGAGGAGCCAGCAGCGGCCACGGCAGTGGCGCCGGGCCGGGAGGTGACGGCCGGGGACccggcgctgtgccggctgtaCCGGCACGTGTCCCATGACTTCCTGGAGATCCGGTTCAAGATCCAGCGGCTGCTGGAGCCGCGGCAGtacatgctgctgctgcccgaGCATGTCATGGTGAAGATCTTCAGCTACCTGCCCACGCAGGCGCTGGCCGCCCTCAAGTGCTCGTGCCACTACTTCAAGTCCATCATCGAGACCTTCGGTGTGCAGGCCACGGATTCCCGCTGGAACCGCGACCCTCTGTACCGCGACGACCCCTGCAAGCAGTGCAAGAAGCGCTATGAGCGCGGGGACGTGTCCCTATGCCGCTGGCACCCCAAGCCCTACCACCACGACCTGCCCTACGGCCGCTCCTACTGGATGTGCTGCCGGCGGCCGGACCGGGAGGCGCCCGGCTGCCGGACGGGGCTGCATGACAACAACTGGGTGCACCCAGCCGGCCGCAGGGAGGACGGCAGGTGA